In Nakamurella antarctica, the following are encoded in one genomic region:
- the purH gene encoding bifunctional phosphoribosylaminoimidazolecarboxamide formyltransferase/IMP cyclohydrolase produces MMSSEPTAVKFDRIPVRRALISVSDKTGLLELAQALVDVGVSLVSTGNSAKSIAAAGIPVSTVESVTGFPEILEGRVKTLHPSIHAGILADQRKPDHVGQLADLGVQAFELVVVNLYPFSDTVASGAGPDEVIEQIDIGGPSMVRAAAKNHPSVAIVVDPASYPAAIAAVRAGGFTLAERKMLAINAFRHTASYDIHVSSWMGDAFDAHQGAEFADWIGAAYDRTSVLRYGENPHQGAALYAEQGAPSGLAQAVQLHGKEMSYNNYVDADAAWRAAHDHQGPAVAIIKHANPCGIAIGETVAQAHRRAHASDPISAFGGVIAVNAAVTADLAEQVAEVFTEVLLAPSFEPEALAILRRKKNIRLLQVPGTPRRGHEIKAISGGLLVQSVDVLDAAGDDPSNWTLATGAAASAQAMADLAFAWRACRSVKSNAILLARDGASVGVGMGQVNRVDSARLAVERAGDRAAGSVAASDAFFPFADGLQILLDAGVVAVVQPGGSVRDEEVIEAAKAAGITLYLTGARHFFH; encoded by the coding sequence ATGATGTCTTCCGAACCAACTGCCGTAAAATTTGATCGCATCCCCGTGCGTCGGGCGCTGATCTCGGTATCGGATAAAACTGGTCTGCTGGAATTAGCTCAGGCGTTGGTCGATGTCGGCGTGAGCCTTGTGTCTACCGGCAACTCAGCCAAATCCATTGCTGCTGCTGGTATTCCGGTTTCCACGGTCGAGAGTGTGACGGGCTTCCCCGAGATCCTCGAGGGTCGCGTCAAGACCTTGCACCCGTCAATCCACGCAGGGATCCTGGCCGACCAGCGCAAGCCGGATCACGTCGGCCAGCTTGCGGATCTCGGCGTGCAGGCGTTCGAGCTGGTGGTGGTGAACCTCTACCCGTTCTCGGATACCGTGGCATCCGGTGCAGGCCCCGATGAGGTTATCGAGCAGATCGATATCGGTGGCCCCTCCATGGTGCGTGCCGCGGCCAAGAACCACCCCAGCGTGGCGATTGTGGTGGACCCGGCGAGCTATCCGGCTGCGATTGCAGCAGTGCGTGCGGGCGGATTTACCCTCGCCGAGCGAAAAATGCTTGCCATCAATGCTTTTCGTCATACGGCCAGCTACGACATCCATGTTTCTTCGTGGATGGGTGACGCCTTTGACGCACATCAAGGCGCTGAGTTCGCAGACTGGATCGGCGCGGCCTACGACCGGACAAGCGTGCTCCGATACGGTGAAAACCCGCACCAGGGAGCCGCTTTGTACGCCGAGCAAGGCGCTCCTTCCGGGTTGGCTCAGGCGGTGCAGCTGCACGGCAAAGAGATGTCGTACAACAACTACGTCGATGCCGATGCTGCTTGGCGTGCAGCGCACGATCACCAAGGTCCGGCAGTGGCAATCATCAAACACGCCAATCCTTGCGGGATTGCTATTGGTGAAACTGTGGCCCAAGCGCACCGTAGAGCCCATGCCAGCGACCCGATATCGGCCTTCGGCGGCGTGATTGCCGTCAACGCTGCTGTTACGGCCGACCTCGCGGAGCAGGTCGCCGAGGTGTTCACCGAAGTTCTTTTGGCTCCATCTTTCGAGCCCGAAGCCCTGGCAATATTGCGGCGCAAGAAGAACATTCGCCTGTTGCAGGTCCCAGGTACTCCCCGGCGCGGGCACGAAATCAAGGCCATCAGTGGCGGGCTTCTCGTGCAATCGGTGGACGTCCTGGATGCGGCCGGCGACGATCCAAGCAACTGGACCCTTGCCACTGGAGCCGCAGCCTCAGCGCAAGCGATGGCGGATCTTGCCTTTGCCTGGCGCGCGTGCCGATCGGTGAAGTCCAATGCCATTCTGCTCGCGCGCGATGGCGCGAGCGTCGGGGTGGGAATGGGGCAGGTAAATCGCGTGGACTCGGCGCGCCTCGCCGTCGAGCGGGCGGGGGACCGCGCTGCCGGATCAGTCGCGGCTTCTGATGCTTTTTTCCCGTTCGCGGACGGCCTGCAGATCCTGCTCGACGCCGGGGTCGTCGCCGTGGTGCAACCCGGTGGATCCGTTCGGGACGAGGAAGTGATCGAGGCGGCGAAAGCTGCGGGCATCACGCTGTATCTGACTGGAGCTCGGCACTTCTTCCACTAG
- the purN gene encoding phosphoribosylglycinamide formyltransferase, which produces MTDSSQFSPRVSDAQQAGAHPAKVVVLASGSGTLLQALLDCTDPGFCVVAVGSDLRHCGALDRAAQAGIDTFTVGVNEYLDRSAWNAALAQLCLDADADLVVLAGFMKLVGPAFLAALPGRVINAHPSLLPAFPGMHAPADALAHGVKLSGCTIFIVDEGVDAGPILAQRAVPVFDDDDVPSLHERIKVAERALLVEVVAAMASRGWDVNQRKVSIR; this is translated from the coding sequence GTGACCGATTCAAGTCAGTTCAGCCCTCGGGTTTCAGATGCGCAACAGGCTGGGGCGCACCCGGCAAAGGTTGTCGTACTCGCGTCGGGCAGCGGAACCCTTCTTCAGGCTCTGCTGGACTGCACGGATCCTGGTTTCTGCGTCGTAGCGGTGGGATCTGACCTCCGCCACTGCGGCGCTCTCGACCGCGCTGCGCAGGCAGGCATCGACACCTTCACCGTCGGAGTGAACGAGTACCTCGACAGGAGCGCCTGGAATGCCGCGCTGGCGCAACTGTGCCTGGACGCGGATGCCGACTTGGTAGTGCTCGCCGGATTTATGAAGCTTGTCGGCCCTGCCTTTTTGGCAGCACTTCCGGGGCGGGTTATTAATGCACACCCGTCGCTCCTGCCGGCATTTCCTGGAATGCACGCACCTGCTGACGCACTCGCACATGGCGTCAAGCTCAGCGGCTGCACCATTTTCATCGTTGACGAAGGTGTGGACGCGGGACCGATCCTCGCGCAAAGGGCTGTTCCGGTGTTCGATGACGATGACGTGCCGAGTTTGCACGAGCGGATCAAGGTGGCCGAACGGGCACTGTTGGTGGAGGTGGTCGCTGCGATGGCCTCCCGAGGCTGGGACGTCAACCAGCGAAAGGTGAGTATCCGATGA
- a CDS encoding IspD/TarI family cytidylyltransferase, which yields MPESHEPLVPRREVRAVAVVLAAGTGTRSQSEINKVFLPLAGHSVIGWSLQALGSAAGIERFVLVIRESDRELVQRVITSEMLDFPVELVAGGSTRHESESLALRHLQGAIEAEEVNLVLIHDGARPLLSHSMLAELIDAAAECGAAFPGLLMDDLASVDAAGTLLERNLGSMVGAQTPQVFEAKTLLAAYTNAQDDDFVGTDTASCVVAYSDQMLHWVPGDPRNIKITFPGDIVQAEKILRDNNFRLD from the coding sequence ATGCCTGAAAGCCATGAGCCACTCGTCCCCCGGCGTGAGGTACGGGCCGTCGCGGTAGTCCTTGCTGCGGGCACCGGCACTCGATCCCAGAGCGAGATCAACAAAGTTTTCCTGCCGCTTGCGGGCCACTCGGTGATCGGCTGGAGCTTGCAAGCGCTCGGTAGTGCCGCCGGCATTGAACGCTTCGTGCTGGTGATTCGAGAATCCGATAGGGAGCTCGTCCAACGGGTTATCACCAGTGAGATGCTTGACTTCCCAGTCGAACTCGTCGCTGGCGGCAGCACTAGACACGAGTCCGAGTCGCTGGCGTTACGTCATCTTCAAGGCGCTATCGAAGCAGAAGAGGTAAACCTAGTGCTGATCCATGACGGCGCTAGGCCGTTGCTCTCGCACTCTATGCTCGCGGAGCTGATCGACGCGGCTGCCGAATGCGGCGCCGCATTTCCCGGGCTACTCATGGATGACCTCGCCTCGGTCGACGCCGCCGGGACGCTTCTCGAGCGCAACCTCGGTTCCATGGTTGGGGCACAAACACCCCAGGTATTTGAGGCAAAAACCCTGCTAGCTGCCTATACCAACGCTCAGGACGACGATTTCGTTGGCACGGATACCGCGTCCTGTGTTGTCGCGTACTCCGATCAAATGCTGCACTGGGTGCCCGGAGATCCGCGAAATATCAAGATCACCTTCCCCGGCGATATCGTGCAGGCCGAAAAGATCCTGCGGGACAACAACTTCAGGCTGGACTAA
- a CDS encoding DUF6350 family protein, with protein sequence MSQDEKSRIRSIRDGDMATVSTAILKSSFAVFAGAALISAVALLVWAITPGDNVSTASLLRGGMSAYAAAHFVPIVIGTSTLSLPPLLLTCLFAVLLFTSIGRRRETATTVLQEVLTVVVGTLSYGVLVALIVGVGAPAGTEVRLAGVNAAALAFVALGAGTLHRGEAIKEAVALTMPPAVLAGGRAGLAALFAMIAGAGIVVVGGIIVHFPVAASLTNVTADGLGGGVGLTLVGLAYLPNAVGAALGFVTGTGIEVGTASFSPFGSVLGNLPPFPLLAAAPAQAGPTAVGYSTLAIPVLAGVISGVVLLRGLRHRWDRVIASAVAAVTAGTGCAGLAAVSSGGISQGAWPYMGAHALMVGAVVAAAVLVFGGAWAAAASAERRPDNSQTGTTAGDFDSLPPLDLHPTPEKVPVAASSDDDVSGGADLPGAKDDAEASLEPDADEVLDPEPDAVLEPDAVLEPDAVLEPDAVLEPDAVLEPDAVLEPDAVLEPDAVLEPDAVLEPDAVLEPDAVLEPDAVLEPDAVLEPDAVLEPDPDRGELPAATSHQG encoded by the coding sequence GTGAGTCAGGACGAGAAGTCGCGGATCCGTTCGATCCGTGACGGCGACATGGCAACCGTGTCGACAGCAATCCTCAAATCAAGCTTCGCGGTTTTTGCAGGGGCTGCGCTAATTAGCGCTGTGGCATTGCTTGTGTGGGCTATCACCCCGGGCGATAACGTCAGCACAGCATCGCTGTTGCGCGGCGGCATGAGCGCGTACGCGGCCGCGCATTTCGTGCCCATCGTGATCGGCACCTCCACACTCTCACTCCCGCCACTACTTTTGACGTGCCTATTTGCCGTACTTCTCTTCACTTCCATCGGGCGGCGTCGGGAAACCGCAACGACGGTTTTGCAAGAAGTCCTGACTGTTGTCGTCGGGACACTCTCCTACGGCGTTCTGGTTGCACTGATCGTGGGTGTCGGCGCTCCAGCGGGAACGGAAGTGAGGCTCGCGGGCGTCAACGCAGCGGCTCTCGCCTTTGTCGCCCTCGGCGCTGGCACGCTGCATCGCGGGGAGGCTATCAAAGAAGCGGTGGCGCTCACGATGCCGCCTGCAGTCCTTGCCGGCGGTCGAGCGGGACTCGCTGCGCTGTTCGCCATGATCGCCGGAGCGGGGATCGTCGTGGTCGGCGGAATTATCGTCCATTTTCCCGTAGCCGCGAGCCTGACAAATGTCACCGCAGACGGGCTAGGCGGTGGTGTGGGACTGACCCTGGTTGGTCTTGCCTACCTGCCCAACGCGGTAGGTGCAGCCTTGGGTTTCGTCACAGGGACCGGCATCGAAGTCGGCACGGCGAGCTTTTCTCCGTTTGGGTCTGTCCTTGGAAATTTGCCACCTTTCCCGCTTCTAGCGGCGGCCCCGGCGCAGGCGGGTCCGACTGCGGTGGGCTACTCGACGTTGGCGATCCCTGTCCTCGCCGGAGTCATTTCTGGCGTGGTCCTTCTTCGTGGATTGCGGCATCGCTGGGACCGCGTCATCGCGAGTGCCGTCGCGGCGGTAACGGCAGGGACGGGCTGCGCGGGACTAGCGGCTGTATCCAGCGGCGGAATATCGCAGGGGGCTTGGCCCTATATGGGGGCGCATGCGCTGATGGTGGGCGCGGTCGTCGCGGCGGCGGTTCTTGTCTTCGGCGGCGCCTGGGCAGCTGCGGCAAGCGCCGAACGGCGACCGGATAATTCTCAAACCGGCACTACCGCAGGGGATTTCGATTCTCTTCCGCCACTGGACCTGCACCCGACACCCGAAAAGGTTCCGGTTGCTGCAAGTTCAGACGATGATGTATCTGGCGGAGCTGATTTACCCGGCGCGAAGGATGACGCAGAGGCATCGCTGGAACCCGACGCGGACGAAGTGCTAGACCCGGAACCAGACGCAGTGCTGGAACCAGACGCAGTGCTGGAACCAGACGCAGTGCTGGAACCAGACGCAGTGCTGGAACCAGACGCAGTGCTGGAACCAGACGCAGTGCTGGAACCAGACGCAGTGCTGGAACCAGACGCAGTGCTGGAACCAGACGCAGTGCTGGAACCAGACGCAGTGCTGGAACCAGACGCAGTGCTGGAACCAGACGCAGTGCTGGAACCAGACGCAGTGCTGGAACCAGACGCAGTGCTGGAACCAGACCCTGACCGGGGCGAGCTCCCAGCAGCAACTTCCCATCAGGGGTGA
- a CDS encoding DUF5336 domain-containing protein: protein MTQPPFAESLGTEPSEQLRNGAPTYPSFGEVHPWDSDKAVAALPVLAVLSGLLGALGFGAGFLDALVLDRSTTAYQIFGVWAWAPAMLLAAGLIGAVGGLRRTGVGPWLTAGALGVSCAAGLGGASLSIVAYPTVPGMGLWLSMTCGVLLAVVSVTGLVVSGASRSTQNPRQVSHTAPFTAEQRPLAQPYVGQPYASQPYASQPYASQPYAEQPYAEQPYVGQSYGAQPYSGQPFAEQPYRGQAYAAQSDGGPSYSAPDYGGPGFPGHDLVDHYASGR from the coding sequence ATGACACAGCCACCTTTCGCTGAGAGTCTCGGCACCGAGCCTTCTGAGCAGCTCCGGAATGGCGCACCCACGTATCCGTCATTCGGCGAGGTTCACCCGTGGGATTCGGACAAAGCGGTTGCGGCGCTACCCGTCCTCGCTGTTCTCTCTGGCCTGCTGGGTGCACTCGGTTTCGGCGCAGGATTCCTCGATGCGCTGGTACTTGACCGGAGTACCACCGCCTATCAGATCTTTGGCGTGTGGGCCTGGGCCCCTGCGATGCTGTTGGCCGCGGGCCTCATAGGCGCTGTTGGCGGTCTGCGCCGGACTGGGGTCGGTCCGTGGCTAACGGCAGGTGCGTTAGGAGTTTCTTGCGCGGCGGGCCTCGGCGGCGCTTCGTTAAGCATTGTCGCCTACCCCACGGTTCCGGGGATGGGGCTGTGGCTGTCCATGACATGCGGTGTGCTGCTGGCCGTGGTGTCGGTGACCGGCCTGGTTGTTTCCGGTGCCAGCCGATCCACGCAAAATCCTCGTCAGGTTTCACACACTGCGCCGTTCACAGCCGAGCAACGCCCACTCGCGCAGCCATATGTAGGGCAGCCGTATGCCTCGCAGCCGTATGCCTCGCAGCCGTATGCCTCGCAGCCGTATGCCGAGCAGCCGTATGCCGAGCAGCCCTATGTGGGGCAGTCGTACGGTGCGCAGCCTTACAGTGGGCAGCCGTTTGCCGAGCAGCCTTACAGAGGGCAGGCCTATGCGGCGCAGTCGGATGGGGGACCGTCCTACAGTGCGCCAGACTATGGCGGCCCCGGCTTTCCGGGGCATGACCTCGTTGATCACTATGCCTCGGGCAGGTGA
- a CDS encoding DUF5336 domain-containing protein, translated as MSGPYGQHPQPGPQGPAGSPPPGWNPQQGPSASNFSGPSGQPGPAAPATPATPASLAKTLGLVSAGAAVLAFFLTLLDTAPGYAYAIPLLFGGLLALAPLLPKAGNYVYAAAVIPASVFLGLLFVLFSAYGTPGAGYWLVLILALVQAAAAVGAYLMTAGILKPSAPHPHSPSSGGGQYGPPPGFGPSGGQGPQQSFGPPPSFGPPAGFGPPSGYGPSAGVGTPGQQGPGSQVRGQQGPASAGFEQAPSYGQQSQQGQQPPAYGQSPPAQRDASYGQQASSGFPNMTKDAPSAASSAAPGLTSPVGGNTSGSGFASAPTTQVSYAQMQEVREAAAASDPSRGAQFASQLTTFGPAPTAEGAANIHVADDATNTAGANDGTGPVPTFHNGQLASHDHAQQEQNTQHVEPAQHDEPAEHDEPAQHDEPAEHDEPAQHGDQSEQQNNGHQQ; from the coding sequence ATGAGCGGTCCATATGGCCAGCATCCACAGCCCGGACCTCAGGGTCCAGCAGGGAGTCCGCCGCCCGGCTGGAACCCGCAACAGGGTCCGTCGGCATCTAACTTCTCTGGGCCTTCCGGGCAGCCTGGGCCTGCCGCACCGGCCACGCCCGCAACACCAGCCTCTCTGGCGAAGACCCTCGGACTCGTTTCCGCAGGAGCGGCAGTTCTGGCCTTTTTCTTAACATTGCTCGACACCGCGCCCGGGTATGCCTACGCGATTCCGCTCCTCTTCGGCGGGCTTCTCGCGCTCGCGCCCCTGCTGCCCAAAGCAGGAAATTACGTATACGCCGCCGCGGTGATTCCGGCGAGCGTGTTCCTGGGTTTGCTGTTCGTCCTGTTCAGTGCCTACGGCACACCCGGAGCCGGATACTGGCTCGTACTCATTTTGGCGCTCGTTCAGGCCGCAGCGGCTGTCGGTGCCTACCTGATGACCGCCGGGATCCTGAAGCCGTCAGCCCCCCACCCCCACTCGCCCTCCTCCGGTGGGGGACAGTACGGACCGCCACCCGGATTTGGCCCATCAGGTGGCCAGGGCCCGCAGCAGAGTTTCGGCCCACCCCCGAGCTTTGGTCCGCCCGCCGGTTTTGGTCCTCCTTCCGGTTACGGCCCTTCGGCAGGGGTCGGAACTCCAGGACAGCAAGGTCCGGGCTCGCAGGTCCGGGGCCAGCAGGGTCCGGCATCAGCTGGCTTTGAGCAGGCGCCGTCGTATGGCCAGCAGAGCCAACAGGGCCAGCAGCCGCCCGCTTACGGACAATCCCCTCCCGCCCAGCGCGACGCTTCGTATGGCCAGCAGGCGTCGTCAGGGTTTCCGAATATGACGAAGGATGCCCCGAGTGCGGCTTCCTCCGCTGCGCCCGGTCTCACTTCTCCAGTAGGCGGAAACACTTCGGGGTCGGGCTTCGCCAGTGCGCCAACTACTCAAGTCAGTTACGCCCAGATGCAGGAAGTGCGCGAGGCAGCTGCAGCTTCAGACCCGAGCCGTGGAGCGCAATTCGCTTCCCAGCTCACCACGTTCGGCCCTGCGCCGACCGCGGAGGGAGCCGCGAACATCCACGTAGCAGATGACGCCACAAATACAGCTGGCGCAAACGATGGCACGGGTCCAGTCCCGACATTCCACAACGGTCAGCTGGCATCTCACGACCATGCTCAGCAGGAGCAGAACACCCAGCATGTTGAGCCCGCCCAGCATGATGAGCCGGCCGAGCATGATGAGCCTGCCCAGCATGATGAGCCGGCCGAGCATGATGAGCCGGCCCAGCACGGTGATCAGTCGGAGCAACAGAATAACGGTCACCAACAGTAG
- the sucD gene encoding succinate--CoA ligase subunit alpha, whose protein sequence is MAIFLNENSRIIVQGMTGGEGMKHTARMLASGSTIVGGVNARKAGTTASFEHGDQPVFGSVTEAMEATGANVTVLFVPPAFAKDAALEAIDSGIELAIIITEGIPIHDSAYFWAHAVATGNKTRIIGPNCPGIISPGKSNAGIIPANITKAGRIGLVSKSGTLTYQMMHELRDLGFSSAIGIGGDPIIGTTHIDALEAFQADDETDAIVMIGEIGGDAEERAGAYIAEHVTKPVVGYVAGFTAPEGKTMGHAGAIVSDGAGTADGKKIALEAAGVRVGKTPSETARLLREVIAE, encoded by the coding sequence ATGGCTATCTTCCTGAACGAAAATTCTCGCATCATCGTCCAAGGCATGACAGGCGGCGAGGGCATGAAGCACACGGCCCGCATGCTGGCCTCCGGCTCCACCATCGTCGGAGGTGTCAACGCTCGCAAGGCGGGAACCACGGCGTCGTTTGAGCACGGCGATCAACCGGTATTCGGCTCGGTCACCGAGGCTATGGAAGCCACCGGCGCCAACGTCACCGTCCTTTTCGTGCCGCCTGCGTTCGCCAAAGACGCTGCGCTGGAAGCCATTGACTCGGGCATCGAACTCGCCATCATCATCACCGAGGGCATTCCGATTCACGACTCCGCCTATTTCTGGGCGCACGCGGTTGCCACCGGTAACAAGACCCGCATTATTGGGCCGAACTGCCCGGGCATCATTTCCCCAGGTAAGTCCAACGCGGGCATCATCCCGGCGAACATCACCAAAGCTGGCCGCATCGGACTTGTCTCCAAGTCGGGCACGCTGACGTACCAAATGATGCACGAACTCCGCGATCTTGGTTTCTCCAGCGCGATCGGCATTGGCGGGGACCCCATCATCGGGACCACCCACATCGATGCTCTCGAAGCTTTCCAGGCAGATGACGAGACCGATGCGATTGTCATGATTGGCGAAATCGGCGGTGACGCAGAAGAGCGCGCCGGCGCCTACATTGCCGAGCACGTGACAAAGCCTGTTGTGGGTTACGTCGCAGGGTTCACTGCTCCCGAGGGCAAGACTATGGGCCACGCAGGCGCCATCGTGTCCGATGGAGCAGGCACCGCCGATGGTAAGAAGATCGCTCTGGAAGCTGCGGGCGTCCGCGTCGGTAAGACGCCGTCGGAGACCGCACGGCTGCTTCGCGAGGTCATCGCCGAGTAG
- the sucC gene encoding ADP-forming succinate--CoA ligase subunit beta, translating into MDLYEYQAKELFAAHGVPVTRGITATTVAEATAAAEEIGGAVMVKSQVKMGGRGKAGGVKYSPDVAAATKNAQNILGLDIKGHITKTVLITEAADIAEEYYVSFLLDRSNRTFLAMASKDGGMEIEELAVERPEALAKIPVDAIAGVDRAKATEIAIAGRFPEEVREQVIDILIQLWDVFKGEDTTLVEVNPLVKTPEGKVIALDGKVSLDENADFRHPGHAAYADIDAQNPLEAAAKAKGLNYVKLDGQVGIIGNGAGLVMSTLDVVAYAGERHGGVKPANFLDIGGGASAEVMANGLEIILGDEDVKSVFVNVFGGITACDAVADGIVAALNILGDSATKPLVVRLDGNNVAQGRAILAKAAHPLVTVVETMDEAADKAAELANAGV; encoded by the coding sequence GTGGATCTGTACGAATACCAAGCGAAGGAACTCTTCGCAGCACATGGCGTACCAGTGACTAGGGGCATCACTGCCACCACAGTCGCTGAGGCAACCGCCGCGGCCGAGGAAATCGGCGGGGCCGTCATGGTCAAGTCGCAGGTAAAGATGGGCGGTCGAGGTAAGGCAGGTGGGGTCAAGTACTCGCCTGACGTCGCCGCCGCTACGAAGAACGCGCAGAATATTCTCGGCCTGGACATCAAAGGCCACATCACCAAGACCGTGCTGATCACCGAAGCTGCCGACATCGCTGAGGAGTATTACGTCTCGTTCCTCCTCGACCGGTCCAACCGCACTTTCCTGGCGATGGCCAGCAAGGACGGCGGTATGGAAATCGAAGAGCTGGCCGTGGAGCGCCCCGAAGCTCTCGCCAAGATTCCGGTTGACGCCATTGCCGGTGTGGACCGCGCGAAAGCCACCGAAATTGCTATTGCTGGACGCTTCCCCGAGGAGGTCCGCGAGCAGGTCATCGACATCCTGATCCAGTTGTGGGACGTGTTTAAGGGCGAGGACACGACACTTGTCGAGGTCAACCCGTTAGTTAAAACTCCGGAGGGCAAGGTCATCGCCCTCGACGGCAAGGTCTCGCTGGATGAGAACGCGGATTTCCGCCACCCGGGCCACGCCGCGTACGCCGATATTGACGCCCAGAACCCGCTCGAAGCCGCCGCAAAGGCAAAGGGTCTCAACTACGTCAAGCTTGACGGCCAGGTGGGCATCATCGGTAACGGTGCGGGGCTGGTGATGTCCACTCTCGACGTTGTCGCCTACGCGGGTGAGCGTCACGGTGGCGTGAAACCAGCCAACTTCCTCGACATCGGGGGCGGGGCCAGCGCAGAAGTGATGGCCAATGGTCTCGAGATCATCCTCGGCGACGAGGACGTCAAAAGCGTCTTTGTCAACGTCTTCGGCGGTATCACCGCGTGTGATGCGGTAGCTGACGGCATCGTCGCAGCGCTCAACATTTTGGGCGATTCGGCCACCAAGCCGCTCGTCGTTCGGTTGGACGGCAACAACGTGGCGCAAGGCCGCGCAATTCTGGCGAAAGCGGCACACCCGCTGGTGACAGTTGTCGAAACGATGGACGAAGCAGCCGACAAGGCTGCCGAACTTGCGAACGCTGGGGTCTGA